The window CTGATGCTCTCAGGAAAGCAACTCCATCTAAATCCATACCACCGAGTTATCTTCGAGGCTTGGTTGTTCAGTGAATTCCTGCAtgatagagaagctcatcaggaaTCCAGGCCACAAATGCTGTTAAGGTAAATAATGAGATTGAAAAGCAATTAAACTCCTTGAGCACCAAAAACATCAAGACCAAGTGGACATCATCACCTTTGGAAACAATAACCTACTATCCGGGTACCGTGATTGTAATAATCATGGGGTCACTGAAAGACAAGTACCTGTCCCATTGCTTCAATGAAAGATCAATCAGTGGTACAATGATgctcaaaacccaagaaaaaactCTTTCAAATCCTAGCAACACCACCCATTTGGTGCATTACTTGAGCTACTACATCTGCGTTCATCTCAGATATCCATACTTCGATCCAGGAATAAAGCTATTTAGAATATCAGACAAGCCCTACCAGTGTAGCTGCCCATGCTGCAAGAACCCCAAAGAATATCGTATGTGTTCGTTCTGTTTTGCCAGGATATGTTATCGGCCACAGATGCTCAGCTTTCATTTGTTAATGCAACTGAGTTCTCAGCCAAATTTCTTACTTTCGATAAGATCTGGTTGCAATTGGAAAAATCAACCGTGCTAATCAGGAGAAATCAGCTGACTTGAGTGCAAGAACTTTCTGCCACGTAATGCGATTCTAGAAGAATCATTTATCTCAAGATGATCATAATTGTTGCTGATGTTTGTCTCCCAGAAGAAATACATATTACTATACCCATGAAGATCAAACTTAAAACCAGAACCTGCATCTTGAACAATAGCACTTACATCATTATAAAGGTTTTAGCATGCAGACTTTTGCAACAAGCATGACAAGAATGTTCTACATTTGAAGCAAGATGTAAAAGTACCAAATCTTGAAAGCTTTAGAAGTGGTGGGTATAGGTCATCAGGAACTCGGATGTAAAAGTTGAACGAGCTTGAGCAGAAATGCTTAACCAAGAACCCTGCCCTCCCAGAATTTCTGAGGGCTTCAACAAGGAAACTGACTACTCTTAACATGGGAAATGACTAACAACACTCTGTGCATCCTTAACTGTGATGGTTCATACAAGGTTAAATCTCCGAATGCAGGAGCTGGCTTCATCCTTGAGCACATGCAAGGAAACACAACTTGCTAGTTGTTCCACCCATAAGGCAAGCAGCCCAATCAGAGCTGAATGCCGGAGCTTTAAAGAGGGACTTCTCAAAGCCTATCAGGAAGGCTTCTCACACATACAGGTCCAATCAGATTCTCATAATCTTGTCAACATACTCTCTGACCCATCTCGCATCCCTTAGCATCCACGGAACTTATGCCAATATACCTTTTACCATGCAAAAGCTGTTGAGGTCACTGGATGGAATTTTGTTCCTAGAAACACTAACCACACTGCACATAAGTTGGCTAGATTTGCGACTAAACATACAGTTGATGTTTTTTGGAGAGGTAATTCACCTCCTGATGTTTTGCACGAACTGATGTTAAGCTAATCTACCTTTTTCtttctctcaaaaaaaaaaagtagctaAAAGAACAGAAATTAGTTCGATCACATAATTCATTAAAGACTAACAATGAGTAACAGAACACCAAATATCACAAAGATCAAACCCACAAAGTTGATTCACATAAACAAAACTACTTGCTACCAATAGAAAGCTGCAAGAATTATATTTCAATCAACCAGGACAAAATCAGGGAATTGAAATATTAGAAGATTAGAAGGCAATGGTATAGCATGCACGTACAAACATTTGGATATCTAGAGTGTTAAGCTTGAAGTCCATCAAGGGTATTAAAGCCTCGATCCCATCATCCAAAATCAGTAATGGAGGTTTCAAATTGAATATCAACATTGTTAAATATGATCTGCAACATTTGAAAGcctagaaatgaaaaaaaaaactatataaaaCATTCTAACATACCCATGAAAAAAATGTCACGATTTGGTCTCATAGGATATAAGTCTATCAACCTCATTTGACTTAAATCATTGGTCAAAATATTTCAGCTTAAATTGATAATAATACACTTGAATAAACCTTTCATACCTTTATAAATCAATCTAAGTGTTACCCACTTTCAGTGttagaaaaataatatatcaaactTCACTGTACTTTCATCTAAAGATTTCGAAATCATGTCCAGTCATTTAAATCGATGAAACAATCTAAGATCACAGTTCTCTAATGTATCGATGCTTCTTACAACATGTTTTATTAGTTTCATAaacaatcaattttatttttttatatgtcGAATTGCTACCTTAACTTGCAcattatgtatgattaaaaaatcACCTATATCATGCCAGGTACTCATCTCCGCTTCCATCAAATCATACTTGTAAACTAATTCCAGGAAACGTAGATGACAAAATATGCGTATGTAAATAAAAATGTGTTACCTTGTGAGTACAGACAAAAAGCAAGAGAGACATACCCGCATCCTCAACCACAAAAGATAATCCCAAACAATGCGAAAAAAGGGCCTCCGCCGCTCGCCGCAGCCGCCGGCCACGATGAAGTACAACCCGCGTGTGTCAGGCTCCCGGTGGAAGTGCCGGAAAGAGCACTTCACTGCTCCTTCGAGCGTCCGGCGCGTGCTGATGAGCGCGCTTCTCTCGGCCGACGGGGTAACAAGTACAACGCGCGGTCGGTCCCGGTGCGCAAGGACGAAGAGGTGCAGGTGGCGGCGGGGGACCCACAAGGGCCGAGACGGCAAGATCGTGCAGGTGTATCGCCGGAAGTGGGTCATCCACGTCGAGCGCATTACCCGGGAGAAGGTGAACGGCACCACCGTAAAAGTCAACATCAACCTCTGCAAGGTCGTCATCACCAAGCTTAAGCTCGACAAGTACCGCAAGGCCCATGGCAAGTTCTCGGCCGAGGAGGCCGTTGCCGGTGCCCCGTCTCTACAGGAGGACAACCGATCTCATCGATACGATCAAGGATCGGCCGATGAGATGTTCTTGTCGTTGAGATCCTGCAAGGAAGTCTTGAACGAAAAGACCAATGCAGCAAAAACAAACCTCAAGAACGATCCCAAAGAAAACGAAACGAAAAACCGCGGAAGAAGGTCCGGAGAAGGGTTCTCGAACTCACATCGAGGCAAGCCTTGGAAAAAGAATTCGCGAACTAACGGAAGGGAATCATAATTCCGacagaaagaagagagaaaagagaggagggTTTGGAGTCCGTGGAAGGAGGTGACCTTTTTCGGCGTTCTCCTTCCCGCTTCCGACACTTTCTTGCTTCTGGGGGTAATCCGAAGGGTTCAACCACTGTCGCGACTACCCATTAATGACCCATCACGCTGATGTCTCGATCGATCGTTAATATATTatccattattatttttatattttaactaaCATTCATATCTGTGCCGGTTTGATAttatgaatattaaaaaaaattaatgggaGGAGATATGTATCAAGGATCTTAGTGGGACATTGTATACTCTATTAAGGCCCAAGGATGGTTTCAGAAGCCCAACATTAGAAGGCCTGGGAAGTGTTTAGTCACGTGCTTCTCGATGTCTGAGTCACCGTCCCTCCACATCTTCTCGATGTCTGAGTCACCGTCGCGAGCAGCAAAGAGCAGAGTCATTCGTGCACGCAGGTACCTTACTTGGGGTCTCAGCGAAAGGACACCATTGAATACGATCCCTTGCTAAAAGACTCGAAAAGAAGCGTCTAACAACAAGAAATCGTCATTCTCTCCTCCACCAATTCCTATTGCCATGTTGAAAGCCCATAGACACGGTGACTCACCTCTGCGACTCATGGAAGCCGTCTTCTGCCTCCGTGCCGCCCTCGTTACTCCATTCAAAAGGCCGGGCTGCCTCCCATTCCACCCCACGACCAACCTTTCCCCGGTTGGCCACCTCAGCTTTCCCCGCCATTATAGGGTATCTTGCTCCCATGCTCAGCCGCCGCGGCCGCCGACGCCGGAAAAAGACGAAGGAAGAAAAGGCCGCGCTGGAGGACGGACATGGCCGAGGGTGGCGGCGGTTGGCGCAGGCGCAGCTTTCGTCGTCGCTTGCGCCTTGGGTTCTGTCTGCTTGACGCGCCCTGCACCTGACGCTGCGGTGAAGTGGTGCACGTCATGGACAGCGCACAACGAAGGACCGTCAGGAGGCGGCGGAAAGGGCACGATGAACACTGAAGGCAACAAACTCGGTAATCAAGCTCAGTCGGAGAAAACCAACTTGCAGAATACGCGCGAGGCGGTGCAGCAAATTCTATTCGGGAAGAAGGTAGAGTCTCTTCCTTCGGGAGGAAGGCCATCGATGTTGTTACTTTCATGGCTATGCTTGGATTCGTCGACTCAACCTGATGCAGTCCGTATGCATACAAACCACCGTCTTCTTCCTCTCTATCTCTCGTATAACCTAAGCTAGCTGACACCTTCCATTAATTTGGACTTGATCAGAAGCATTCAAACCTGTCCCAAGCGACATCTCTTTCCTCTAAAATATTATGCGACGTAACTGGCCAACTCATATCGATAGCATAGTCGACATGCATAAATGATATATATAGTTATTAGAGGAATGGATAGACTATGTTAAATTTGAGGGGACAAATATGCTACACACAAATTCCCTTATAGATTATCTAACATTTTGATGTACACGTATAGTCTCGTTCCATCACTGATGGAAATGATTTCATGTCACTGGTTGCAGGATCTCTCTTCCACCgagaaagaacaaagaaaatCTCGTTTGTTCTCCAAAGATTGGTTCCAAGAACTGGAAAAGTACGAAGCAGGAATGCTGTTACGGAAAATGCTCATGGAGATGGTAACCAGTTCTCTACACATTTTGTCCAAGCTTATAATCATTTGTTGTTCCTTCGTTTTCAAGCGATCTAGGGTTCGTAACAAAAGAGAGAGCGCAGTTTAAATCCATGAGATAGCAAGGAACAGAGATTCTACCTATTAAGCTGGTGTCTCGGCCGTTTAGATTTTAGTCTGACTGAAACCTACTTTTCTTGTCCGTGAGATCCTCTCGACAAATATTGATCCAATGATCTAATGATTTTAGGAGTGTGAATCTAGGGTTTTTGCTGTGAATGCAACTCACAGCACACATCACGACACTCGATCAGCTTCAGCATCCTCGTTGAAGTCTTTATTTTCATGTCAAAAAGGCTGCTACGTACTCTCCCTGTAGATAGTTGGGTACACTTCTAACGTCGATGAACTCAATGCAGAAACTAGAGGTCTGCCGGTACGTCCACGAGGCTGCCGTTGAGCATGACCCGAGGCCTCCTTTTCTCATGGAAGAGTCTAATTTGTCGGCGAACTCGCTTATCGTCTTACATGAGACACTGATCAATCGAAAGTACCAGCATTTTGCAGTAACCATCACATATTCTATTCTGTGGCTGTAGGCTATTATCTGCTTCACGCTGACGGTGGAGAAGATGACATCAACAGCCAGgacgatgatgacgacgacgacgacggagtTGAAAGAATCGATGGAGGACTTGGTCACTAGGGCGAAGGGGTCGTGGAACAAGTACAAAGAGTTAGAAGAAGGCTTCGGGGAGATGCCAAATGCTGATGAGAAAGATGCACCGAAGCAGCAGCCGAGCACACGTTCTGCTTATCGTGCTTCATGAACAGCTTACGGTCAACGCATGGACTTCCCTCTTCTTATCCCTACTGCTTAGGAAACCTCGATTCTTATTGTCCCGAGGAAATTACGTGTTTGGTTCTTCTGTTTCTTTACCTTCAGATCAATTCTGAACTATGTGCTCGATGTTCTTCTTGTTCGACTGTTTTCTTTGTAGCTGCTGCTGCAATATAAGTCTACTTTTCATTCCATCATCATTTATTAAGACCTTTTCCGATAAGAATTGAAATAAACAAATTCCTATTGTCACAATAAAGTTGCTCATATAGCTGACAACATGAACCAATCCAAAAAGGAGAAGCATCCGATCAAATATCCTTCGGTAAACTATTGCTTAACATTATTAAAATGAATAAAACTTGCTAATGTCTCAGTTTTAATTGTCATTTTTCACAATTCgaataatttaattataatattaatcttGATCCAAATATCATTGACATTGTTGATAATGTTAAGTAATAATAGTTTACCGAAGGATTACACTTATTCTTTTAAATAAGTAGTAAGCTGTAATCAccaaaattatttattaaaataatcccTAATTAAATTTAAAACCATAGGCATACGAAGAAAATTTTATTTCTGATTGAGTTCAAGTATTTTTCtccttgtttatttttttatgaaggaTAAATGGTAAAAATAAATTTTGATCACACGACCTCATGATGATTTCATAAAGTCTTTATTATatgtaaaatttttaatttgGTGTATCATAAGACAaatgttttaaataaaaaattattaaataataatataaattattattaagaTTAATTATTTGTACacttattatgatatatatagtAAGTATTATGTAACTATATCATTTTTAGATATTTAGATATAATGTTTAAGAAATTATCTATTATAAACTCACTGcattttattcttatttataaTAAGAAACTCATTATGGAATTCTTTATCTCCGTAAACTACAGTGGCCATCCTGAGCTCACTTACCATCAACATCACCATACTACTCTTTctgctcctcttcctcttcgaaGGCTGAAACTGGGAACGATCTCGAGAGCCCCGCCGGTGTCTTGAAGACGATCTTTTTCGACTCCGGCCCCTCGAGGGGATGTTGGTGCGGTCGACAGCGAGGGAGCTGCCAGCTGTACGAGTTGCCAGATGAGCGGTGCGACTACATGCATCATTCCCGCCAAAGCTTGCACCTACTTGGCAAGATTGAGCAATGCCTCGGGTGAAACAACTAGTGGTCGAGGGAAAACTCGAGGTCGTTGAACAGGCACCAGTAGCAATCTGGCATATGGGTCATGGCATCGTCGTCCAGGGAATAGCTGGTGGTTGCCCACCGAGCTTGTAGGCGGGGTGGACTAGGGGGGTTCTTCACTAGGGTGGGCTTTGGGATTAATTATCGTTGGATGCTCCTGCAATATCGAGCTcttcttctagcgccaaaatattaGTAAATCCTTATACCGTGGTCAAGGTGTCAGCATGGCTTGGTCCGATCCCGGATACGCAAGGTTGCCAACGTAGTTGCTCGGGTGGTGGAAGCGAGCGTCGGGTCAAGTTGATTTTGATACTCATCTCCCGAATGTGATCTTCTCTCGTGACGAGTGGCCTACTTCTTCGTTGTCGGGTTCCCGCACACTGGTCGAGGTTGAGAGGGAGATTTTTCGACTCAACCCCTTTAAAGCTTAAGTTAGTTTTGTGCAGATAAAGGGGTCGAATGTTCGAAGCGCCTCCCCTAACGTCGATCGgggggttggcttttatacctacGAATGAGGGTCGGTCGTACGTGATCGGTTAATGATGATTGACTCCTTGGGCGATGGCTTGTACCTCTTGTGCAAGCGCCAATCGACCTGCATGGATCCGTGTCGCGGGACGTCGTTCCGAACTTTCTGGAGCGACTTTGTACCATGCGGCGCCATCTCGTACGACCTCGAACAATGTGGGACAGACGATCATCCCACCCGAGTCCGAGATGCCACGTTAATGCGATGCACCATATTAGTCGTGAGGCTCTATGTCGACGCTGACGTAGTTGCTAACGAAGCCTCTATCCACATTTATCAAAACATTAACGAGGAAGACAAATAATAGAAAACGTGAGTTGAAATACAGTAGTTTAAAGGGTCTCTCTTGGATTCAATGCCTTCTGTACATAATTCTTGTAACATTGAATTGATGGCATATTAATGGCGGCACTTAGTCTTGTTTAATAATTACACTACTTATACCATAATCTTATAAGAATTAACTGAAGTAACTCAGAAAGTGATCGAGTTAAATATTTAACGGCTAGTTTAACCCTCTGACCTTAACCAAATAGTGCAGGCAAAAAGTTATTTACCGAGAAAGTAGTATAAAAAGAGATTGAGCTCCATCTAATTCGAAGATGATCAACATCTTATAAACTTTTAGCTCCAGATTATAGCACTAACAGCTCATCAATTCTCTACTCCTATGCCTGTTGACTTCTAATAATTTGATAGTATCAAATATTGAAGTCATGTAAAACGCTAACAACGTGAAATGTGTGCATGTAAAACGCTATTAACGTGAAATGAGTGCTAAATCCTACATCTTTATCGGAAGCATTGGGGTAAATTAGTTGGTTCTCGATGGGGGCGTATTCCCATCGCCACAAAATTGGTCAACGCCTCGATTTAAGGCACGGCCCACCTCCGAACACATGGTGTTGGCTAACGTCTACAAAAGCGCCCCACGCCAGCCACGATGGCGTGGCGCGCAGACAAGCCTGTCGGGAGTAAAGTCGTGGAACGATTCGCTTCTTAGCAGCACATGAACAAATTTACTCGTGCAACAGTTTCCGCTTCGTTTCTTATACACCATTTCTGAATGGAAGCCACAGTGGACCCCAGAATCGCAAACTCTGATCGCCACAGCAGTTTCGGCGGATCGGCGTCCAATAGGATGGTTGTCCACGAGTACGGTACCCGAATCGAGACCAACGAGGGCCCCCAACTCCAACGCACGTCCACGGTCATCCTCATTTCTCTGCTTCTTACTTCTGCCGCCTCATTTCTCTCCCTCGATATCGCCATCGGAGAGGCAAGAAGTCAGATTGAACCCTAATTGACCTCTGCCTGTTAAGCCATCTACAACTTTGCCTCACTCCATGCAAGATATTCACTACGACAACGCCAAGTTCCGCCGCCGATCCCCTCTCAAGGTGCTTCGCCGCACAAGATCCTCTGTTTTCGTTTGATCTCATTATATTAGGTTCTTCTTTTTCTGCGACCTGGCGGCTCAAATAATGATGTTTGGCGTATGCAATTTACCAATTTAGCTTCGAATCACAGTTTTCTTTTGTTGGATTTCTAGTAGGACTTCGGCTTGAGAATTTGTTACATTGCTGAGACCGCATCGTGGTTTCCGAAACTTTTAGTTACTCGTTATGCTATGGCTAGGTTAGATGAAATTTCATCCCACTCAAAATTTTTGAATCGTTTGTTTGGTGAAAATACGGAATCTTTCATCAGAGtacttctcctaagattttttcagACAAATCAGTGTACCCAGTTTATCGTTTTTTTTCTCCCAAGTTGTGTATGCACAGGAAAGATTTTGGTATCTGTGTAGTATAAGAACCTGAAGGAATAACTTTTGGTTGAGGTCTTTGTTTCTTTCTATGTTGTAGACTCTGTGTATTAGTTAA of the Musa acuminata AAA Group cultivar baxijiao chromosome BXJ2-10, Cavendish_Baxijiao_AAA, whole genome shotgun sequence genome contains:
- the LOC135624530 gene encoding uncharacterized protein LOC135624530; the encoded protein is MLKAHRHGDSPLRLMEAVFCLRAALVTPFKRPGCLPFHPTTNLSPVGHLSFPRHYRVSCSHAQPPRPPTPEKDEGRKGRAGGRTWPRVAAVGAGAAFVVACALGSVCLTRPAPDAAVKWCTSWTAHNEGPSGGGGKGTMNTEGNKLGNQAQSEKTNLQNTREAVQQILFGKKDLSSTEKEQRKSRLFSKDWFQELEKYEAGMLLRKMLMEMAIICFTLTVEKMTSTARTMMTTTTTELKESMEDLVTRAKGSWNKYKELEEGFGEMPNADEKDAPKQQPSTRSAYRAS